Below is a window of Populus alba chromosome 2, ASM523922v2, whole genome shotgun sequence DNA.
tttggTTTACAGGCTGCATTACTTATTTTTGCTTTGCCTTGTTCTgatccctttctttttcttgtatttttattcctaaaagGACAGAGTTCGTATATTGTCTTGGCAGTGAGTAGCCAGCCAATTGTACTTATTCTTTTGCGAAGGCCAATGGAGCCGTTTTAGTCTATGTATAGATATAACTATTGAGGGATTTTCTTTATGGGCCTACTGCAATTGTAcatgtttctattttttcctGAATTCTTTTGTTGGtgctaaaaataaagaaaatgttgCTTGCAGGTTACCAGAAAAGTGAAATGGCCGGCGGTAGGGTTGCTCATGTGACCTTAAAAGGACCAAGTGTTGTCAAGGAGATTTGTATTGGGATTGCACTTGGCTTGGCTGCTGGTAGTCTTTGGAAAATGCATCACTGGAACGAGCAGAGGAAAGTGAGATCATTTTATGACTTGCTGGAAAAAGGTGAGATCGGTGTTGTTGTGGAAGAATAAATCATGTCCTATGCCTCTGCCATGGTGTTATTGACATCGTCAgagtatattttgttttgtcatTCTTTTTTGTTCCAAATGTCTGAATCTCAAGTTGCTGGTCGTTAGCCTTCTGACTTTGAAGAATAAATTTCTTGTCCAAGATGTGCAGCACATAATTTTTCTACGTAAATGTATGTAGTTTGATGTCTTCCACTCCATCGTTGTGATGCTCTTATGGTTTTGTTACTTGAgatattagtgtttttttcattttttattttttggttagtGCACATCTAGCTCAATAAAACAGAAATGCAATGAAGCTTGATGGGCAggtgtttatttttccttttctttttttctggaaTGTTAACGTCTTTCACCCTGTAGCTGTGTTGCTTCAgatattagtttttctttttggctgTGCTATTTGCGCACCAGCTAGTTCATGAAACAGAAATGCAATGAAGCTTGATGAGTTTGATGGGCAggtctttccttttcttttcgtttcttttttgcTGGAATACAAAAACATTACTGGTTAAGCGTTGAAGCTGTCATGGAAgtcttttgttttcatatttaaaaacaagTCTGAACATAGCTTTGCTTTCTTCTCAACCCTCACTAGAAGGTTAAAAGTTGCTCTAATTTCTTGCTTGCCCTATGATGATATGAGACATGGTGCCCAATAGGGGTCAGGATTTTGGGACTAGTTTTCTGGATTTGGAGTCCGCTACTTGTTTATCGTTTTGCCCAATTGAATTTTGAGGGTGGTGTTTGCTGTTGCTAATTTTGTGGGTATGAAATTCAACACGATCAGTTTCGTCGGATCATTTctcagtttatttatttattttttccgaTGAGGAATGGTTGGTTAGAAACGAGAAGGGGACAACCGGCGATgctaatcttggatgggttgtTTTCGTGATAAATCAATTTCAAGTTGAGCAAATCTGCTCCAAATCATATGTTATATGACAAcctctttcaatcattcatcGTGCGTTCTTTATATAACTTCTTGAAACCACCATTGTTTCATCATTCATTATCAATTGGGTTTTTTGtatctttatttattcaatttttatcctaatcatgaattttaaaagaagCGTAGAATGGTAAgttgtttgtgttttaaaagtattttttaaagaacaaaatgaattttctttgatatatttagattatttggaagctttaatattaaaaataaacttttaaaaataaaataaaaatattattttaatacatttttaaataaaaaatattttaaaaaataattattacaacacCAAATAAATTTGAATCGTGTGCCGATACCAAAGAACCCTTTACGTAATTGTACTTGTAAAGAAAAGAGGTGAATTTCATAAAGCTTCACATTGAAATTTTAATCTCATACAAGATGCTTAATCTCACATTATTGTAATCTCACAtcgaaattttaaattttcagtaAAATACAGTTAACATATCCTATCTTATCTCAAATCAGACTATCAAACTAAAAGCATGATGTGATCATTATAGGGATGAATTTAAAGTCAATACtttcttgaaatatatatttatattatattgatatatttatagaatattgtgattttttttactaaaatatgatatatacatatcttaatatcattttattatttaatatacatatacatacttTAAACACACACTATCTATTTAACTCTTGTTCGCTGcgggttgtaattttttttttaaaaaagggtaTGCttgttattttgatgtgtttttttacataaaaaaattaataaatataaaccaAAAAGTTTATGTaagcatataattaaataaattgataactttctatgtaaaaaaaaaatcattaataataatcaaaagagaagtttatatatatataaaaagacaaatataaattaatatatttaatcttgaaaaatgaaatatttatgtagttattttaactgaatttatttattaatgcatTTCTTACTCACTGGGATCTAACAATATAATTCCACATGGTTTACTTAACAAATATATCGACAATTTCAATTCCTTTTTCTTGCCCTTGGACCGAAACCCAGATTGAGGAAGAGAgtaggtttttcttcttcagttcattcaattaataatatatccttttatttttcatgcctACTAAACTCAATACATCATAACAATATTCATTCAACCATTCTTCTATTGAAACCTAATTTTCACAAATGCAAAACACACGAAATTTTCAttagaaattcaaaatcataGCAAATCAAGGTTCCCACTTCTTAAACACAATAAATTAAGAAGAcaagatcaagaaaaagaagtttTCTATCACTTATTTCCCTCCCCTTCTTCTTCAAAACTGGCCTCCTTTAACCAAATAACCCTTGTTTTTACTTCAATTTCCTTACTAAATCCCTTcccaatctttttttaatccttttggtTATCTCTCTTCGGTGTACTTTAGCAAAGATTTCTCATGATTTCGCTTaaattcttctctctttctcccaCAATAGGCAACCAACTTGACTTCTTTGAGAAGCCaagtttcaatttatatttttttatactcataattataattttgcccttattttttagttcaactataattttattttatttttcttattttattgggTATTTCTTTTCGGTTTATTTCCAAGGCTTGTCatactttaatatttaaatttataaatctttATCTTTAGTCATTTAATATTCATACATTATACTCGTTTCTTTTGATCACTAGGTTAAGTTCCCAGCATTTTACtaatatcataatattttaatcaaggTTTTGCATTATCCTTTCCTAATAGAAAATTCCATCCTTAAAATTAAACCTCATTCTCGTGTCCGAAAATAATTAGGGAtacttttttctcattttcaattCCCTTTCTCaagtttcttcttcaatttgggAGCTACTCCATAATACCTTCATCATATGAATCTTTTTACTTTGAAGTTTTTTTCACCTTGGTCTAGAATCCTTACTGGTCTCACTTCCATATTTAAGTCCTCTTTATCCTTTAGGGGGACTTGTGACAATATATGAGTGAtgtttatttctgttttttgaaGCAATGATACACAAAACACATTATGTATTCTTTCTAAATACGAGGCAATGCTAGTTTTTATGTGACTGGGCCTACTCTATGAATAACTATAAAAGGTCATATGTATCTCAGCATTAGCTTTCCTTTTATGACAAATCACATGATGCTCTTTCAAGACGTGACCTTTAAAAACATTCGATTCACTACTTCAAATTCAAAAGGCCTTATCTTGTtatcaacataatttttttttgtctaacttGACTTGTTTTCATTCTTTCTCTGATAAACTCCACATTTTCAGTGGTGATTAGCACTAATTTCAATCCCATTAACTTTGTATCCTTCACCTCTTCCTAACATACAAgagtttaacattttttttccccatacaATGCTTTATACGGAGCCATCCTTATCGTTGCTTGATTGCTATTATTATAGGTGAACTCCACTAAAGGTAAATGGTCTTCCTAGTTTCCTCTAAATTCCATCACACATGCCTTCAATAAATCTTTTAGAATCCATATAATAATCTTAAATTGTCCATCTATCTAGGGATGAAAAGTTATACTTAATATCAATTATGTTCTCAAGGCTTGTTGAATATTAGGCCAAATATGGAAAGTAAATCTAGGATCACAATCAGATATGATAGATACAAGTGCTCCATGTAATCTGACCACTTTGTTTACATACAATCTATCCAAGTTATCAACTGGATctatcattttaatttcaattcttttagactatttttttttagctaaaactCACATTTACTTAGCATACAACCAATGGTCTCTTAATGTTTGTAACACACATATCAAATGTTGTTCATGCTCCAAATATGAGTTtgtatagatcaagatattgtCTATGAACACTACCATAAATTTTTCCAAATATTACTAGATGACTCTATTcatcaaattcataaatatcACCAAAACATTGGTTAACCTAAATGACATTACCATAAACTCATAATGTCTATAACGACTTTTAAAAGCAATCTTTGGAATATTCAACTCTTTAATCTTTAATCGGTTGTATCATGTTTTTCAGTTAATCTTTGAAAACACTCATATCCCTTTCAATAGGTTAAATAAATCATCTATTCATGAAAGAGGGTATTTGTTCTTTATCAACACCTTATTCAATTGTCTATAATCAATAAAAAGTCAAAAGgtgtcattttgtttttcacaaaTAGCATTAGGGCACCCCATGATGAGTTACTGTGTTGGATAAACCTCTTGTCCAACAATTATTCTAAATGAGTCTTTAATTTTGTCAACTTTGTAGGCATCATTCTATAAGGCGACTAAGCTATAAGAGCGGTTCCAAGTATTATGTTTAAAGGGACCTCCACTTCTCTTTCAGGTGGCAATCACCCAGGAAACTCCTTAGCTATAAGAATATATGATAACTCTatcccattatttttttttatctctaaagCATAGGCAAAATAAGCCATACATTCTTTTCTTGGTAACTTCTTaacaatcatcttcaatattgtACAACTTGACATGACATTTTCTTCTAACCTAAACACTACCCTCGCTCTTTCTAACCCCTGTAAAGTTATTATTTTGGCGAAATAGTCCAATTGAGCTCTATGGACACTTAATTAGTCcatccttaaaaatatatctaaatcaTCTAATTTtagtggggaaaaaaaatctaccCTCATCTCATATCCATTTATCATCACCGACAACCCCTTATATACTCAATTTATATCTATTGTCTTCACTAGGGAATGTACTAATCACTAACCCCTTTTCCATTTTATTAGGTAGTAcatttaacttcttctttttcctcctctctctctcttagagAAAGTGCCCATTTgtcctcttttattttcattttttaatttcaatccttatgttttttattgctctttttttttttttgtcattggcccttttagaaaaaaaattaatgttttcaatttagtcctgaaattaaaatttttcatatattaattttttcaatttagtctttattcttttgattcttgattttttttctttggctctTTTGTTacagttttgttgttttgaattttatttttcaatcaaagtttatgttgttttatttttttcaatttagccctcattctttagatttttttttccttttgttaaagtgtttttcttttcaatttaaccctccaatttagattttttttgtgcctataaatttattttttattttgattttcaacctcatttttttaattacatctttttgggtgattgaattttttttttcttatttcatcattcaGTGTTTGAATTATTGGGAATTgggtttcacaatttttttcatttatcatgcTTTCAATCTAATGACATGAATCAAAAGTTTTAAGAATTGTTATTGTTAGggattctttttttctctctctcattttcttttacgATTTTGTCATTctgcaatatttaaaaaaaatgattggttttttttgttatcttcaatttcttttatatctGTTTATTATGGTTTCATGGTCTAGTCTGCTAGTTTTGTAGGCCTTTTTTgaatagatgttttttttaaaaaaaatgttttgcatttaatttttgaagatttagtttttattttatataaataagctttattttataaaaataatatttttgatatgtctagtcttgaataatatttttttttcttttattatatttaccaagtttcatatgtttttctatttctattatctttcattgatattaataaacaaatttagtaAACAAAAACGGGTAAATGTCTCATTTTGAGATATCAAAATCTTATCTACATCcatctcttaattttattcaattagatATCTGaataaacttttcaatttacactttaaatttttttatataaaaaacacatattagAATAACTTGTATATccaggttttttaaaaaacaaaattacaaccCATGATGGAATATGGATCAAATAGCTAGTTTAAGAACTAGATAGTGTCAAGATATCTATATTTAAGTTatgttttctatgatttttataaactaaatttgagtttttttttttaactttcaattaaaaaagaacataaacattCTTGGTTAGAAATAACTttcaacttaaattaatatttgttataaaattaaatcaaaattttgctttaattaaaagttaattattttttacttttgaattcTAACTTATAgtgctttttttcttcttctaaaaaagtagttttgattcattttcactatCCATAGTTCATCACTCTAgctcatttttatcttttaagttgttcatgaaaaacaatttttaaattatgattcaaAATCAGAAGTTAATTTTCACAGATCGTGTTAAATACagccttaatttatttaaaaaactgtCTTGACTGAAGGCTTCTTTAATTCACAATTCACTTGTGGATTTTAGCAAAGTCTGCTTCGAGTAAACATAAAAAGCAACATGTGTTTGAAAACTTTGAATCGAAGAGAGAAAAGGCACAGGAAACTGAGCATTGATTTAAAAGGGTGGTGCTTTTATTAGTTATGTTTCAATTGATGGGCACAGCAATATACTTTCAAGTTTCGACATCCAAACGAAAAAACAATAGTTTCAACAAAACAATGTATTGACAATGGCAATCCATCCACACAATAGTAGTGTGCTTGAGAGTTCAGATCAGTAACTAAACACGCTCGTGTGATTTATAGTTTCACCATGATTAGATTGAACACAGTTTTCACTATGGTTGATTTCACAACAAAGAAATCACAGACCAGTGGACTGAATATTTTGCCAATAGAATTATAATTGAAGACAAGGGATGAACACATTACCATAACCAATTACCTCGGCAAAGAGTAGAACCCTTCATGCTCAAAGTCTGCCAGCTCTGGCCCACCTCCTCCACTGGCAACAACTGCTTGGTTATCAGAGTCTCAAACTCCTTTGCTCACCTCCTCCTTACAGGCATCAAGTTCTGCACTTGCATCAGTAGGGTTCTGCACACAATGTTTCTGAAGCCATCTATCAGTTTCCCATAGAACATGCATGATGCTCTCTCGTGCAGCGTACCCGTGGCTCTCAAAGGGTAGAATGACCAGGCGACAAAGGGCACCATGACCTTTCAGAGCATTAAAGAATCGATCTGACTGCATGATGTGAAAATGCAAGATAAGCAGCAAGAAACAAGTTGGGAACACAAACTGAAGCTGGCAACAAACCACTAAACTGAGAAATCAACAGTTAAATATATTGTATCAAACGGAAAGAATAAAACGAAGAGAATAATTTCTACAGATAGATAGCATCATTATTTTTAGGTAATTGGAACGGTAGGTTTGAaccattaaattttcttttataaataccTGCATGTTTAGCGTTCCTGAATTATTGTCTTCTTCTCCATGGATAAGCAGTATtggctttttaattttatttgctgACATGAAAGGACTCATTTCAACATAGGTAGTCGTGGCCTCCCAAAGAGTTCTGTCCTCGTGCTATGTCAATaagatgaaagataaaaaaatcatccaaaacTATGACAAAAATTGTGATCGAGGGAAGAAAAACATGAGAAACACTGTTGTTGTTCAATTAGCAGTACGTGATAGAGGAAAAAAGGGTTGGGGGGGATCTATTCCACTATTCTGTTACCTGAAAGCCAAAAGGTGTAAGTGTTCTGTTGTAAGCTCCAGAGCGAGCAATTCCACAACAGAAAAGATGGGGGGCATGTGCCAGGAGGTTTGCAGTCATGAATGCACCATAGGAATGTCCTCCAACAGCAATTTTGCTGGGATGAGCAACCTTAAAATGTGCAACACCAAAACAAATGTCACAGACTCATCCGGTGCTATGGAAATAATAGTCATACGAGGACAAGTGAAGAAATTTACTCCGCGCTGGACAACTTCCTCAACAGCTGCCTCCACACTTGCAACCAGTTGCTCTACATATCTAGTCAACACATATagttaagatttaaaattttagggaCTCTACAGCATAGTTCATTTAGTGATACTTCCTATTACCTAAGAAGAAATCTAAAAACATGCTCCAAATAACAGAGAGCAACAGAAGAGTTAGCCCCTTGTTCAATATTGTGGATGTTGCGGAAACTTATGAGTTAAGGGAAAAGGCATCATGCTAATGCTATCCTCTTCTTTTGGGAACCATTTGCTTTATGTTAATATCCATGGAACCAGGATTAACATATAACAAATGATTTGTTTCAATTGTTAGTTGCAACCACAATTTCATGAAAACATACTTGTATACCATTTACTGAAAGAATTCGAGTTGTGTGAATAATTTAGCAATTCATTACAATAACTTGATGAGTACATGAAGAAAACCCACATAATCATATCCATATGAACTagcaataaaaacataattcagTAAGATTTATATCAAATTACCTGTCATTCGCCTCCTCATCACCCTCACCAATAATAGGGATTGTTGGTCCAGATAAAATAGCAAACCTGCAAGATATGAAGATATTATAATACGGTCCAGCATGTTCAAAGCACACAAGCAATAGTAAAGGTGAAGCAAAAATCAGCTGATAATGGAGACAGTATAAGCAACAAAACAAATGGTAACAAGAAATGGAGGGAAGAATTCATGCCTCCTAGCCAACCAAAGAAGAGCTGATGTTGGACCTATGCCCGCAAATTTATTAGGAGAACCACGAACTTGTCCTGCAGCATCTTTACTTTTAAATTCTCCAGGGTAAGACCAGACCAGACATGGAAGAGGGCCATCTTTTGACAAATCATAGCCTGGTGGCAGGTACAATGTTGCTGTGAGCTGAACCCCATCTTTTCTCTGGTACCTGATCATCTCTTTCTGCAATGATGCCAACTGTGGGTACGGGTGAGGAAAATTTGTAATCTGACATGCTTTCTTCTCTGGCCATTTCTGAATGAAATATTGCCTATTTTCTGTCTTTGACTCCTTGGAGGTCAATATTTGCAACCGGTCAAGGAGTAAATCCCCTTCTTCATAATCCAACATAAGAGCAACAACAGTTTCATAAAACCTTTCCTTGTCACTCTCCCAGATTCGTTCTTTGCTGCCTGTATTTCTGAAAGAAACTGGTTTGGATTATCATGAGACCAATGAGAATTGGGGACCAGGTGAGGAACATGTGTTGAAATGTTCTTCTCCAAAATACTCACATGTCAAACAGATCAAGGAAGGGGATGTTCCCTTCAGGCGTAGCACCACTTCCCTTCAGTAAAACATAAGTGCTTTCATCATTTTCCTTCTTTATCTTTGCAATCACGTAAGTTCCAGCAGGAGTCCTCCTCAACATGGGAGAGCCAGGATCGGAGTACACATCTTCTGATGACCGATCAAATAGTATTCTTGGACTCACATCTTTTGAACCAGGAGATATCACCCAGGTTCTTGTTCGCCTTGTCTTGTACCATGATTCATAAACTAGTGCTAGTGAATCATCACACCAATAAATCCCACTGTGAAGgaaggggaaagaaaagaaaattaaagaacaacttgtgtttattcatgaaaaaataatgcttaattaaattaaaaatacatttctcttaaataattttatttgttgtttttcatgcaaatgtctattattataattgtttaataaataaaaaatggattccAAAaagcaaagttattaaacccaagTAGAGCTATAACCTAGGTTATGAAATCGGCGGATTAACCTAGTTTAACCCTGATCTATCCTAAATGtcatcatttcaatttttttgtaaaaaataaatgttatattgatttcatttataaaatattttaaaaaatatatatcaagctAGGATTTTGCCAAGTCGACCGCTTGGTAGGTGCAACTGCCAAGTTGACTAGGGCAAATTAGATCAACTTCGACATGATTTGCTTTGAAACTCGGACTGGTCCAGCGACCGAGTCTATGGTATCACTATGTTGACTCACTAGGattgattgaatttaataacatcACCGAAAAGTTCTCCACGGAAACATAACAACTTCCTAGTGaacgacaaatcataataaattttaaatctttccTAAATGATAAATCATGTgctattgataataatatagcATAGATTACAAATGTGAAAGCAATACCTTATTTAGTAagagattttattgaaaaattcttAGCATATGTTGTATGTCTTCCAAGATAACCCACACCGACCTAAAGGGAGATTAAACAATTTGTTATTAtccatttttaatatatgtcaCACTTATGTCTTTGGATAACCCTCCTACGCAACCAATGCATGTATTCAACAGATATTACAAAAATTTGGAAATTTAGGGATCAAACATGTGCTTGAGAGAAGGCAACTGAACATGTACATGCATTCCTGCATGTCTCTTTTCATTGACCTTGGGCATGTAATTAGAGCTTGACGcaagatgaaaaaaacatgtatattgACAGAAGTGAATGCTAGTCCAAGCTAGTGTTAGACCTATCTTTGAGAATCCTGTGGTTGGTTATAGAATTTCTTAATTGCAGTAAGTCTGCAAGAT
It encodes the following:
- the LOC118046866 gene encoding LOW QUALITY PROTEIN: probable glutamyl endopeptidase, chloroplastic (The sequence of the model RefSeq protein was modified relative to this genomic sequence to represent the inferred CDS: substituted 1 base at 1 genomic stop codon), which produces MMRLPKVNHRLSFLSLPPFSLPSLTTSVRTHAHLRTHHSKRFKSISTMPCRLGNLVPLNSIAAENVGSRSSASVSSTSTTEEEEALACKYQLPPPEIKDIVDAPPLPALSISPQKDKMLFLKRRSLPPLAELARPEEKLAGLRIDGKCNTKSRMSFYTGIGIHQLMPDGTLGPEKEVHGYPDGAKINFVTWSLDGRHLAFSIRVFEEDNSSSKLRVWVANVETGQARPLFQSPDVYLNAVFDNFVWVDNSSLLVCTIPSSRGDPPKKPSVPSGPKIQSNEQKNVVQVRTFQDLLKDEYDEDLFDYYVTSQLVLASLDGTAKEVGPPAVYTSMDPSPDQKYLLMSSIHRPYSFIVPRGRFPKKVEVWTTDGKFVRELCDLPLAEDIPIAISSVRKGMRAINWRADKPSTLYXAETQDGGDAKVEVSPRDIVYTQPAEPLEGEQPEILHKLDLRYGGIYWCDDSLALVYESWYKTRRTRTWVISPGSKDVSPRILFDRSSEDVYSDPGSPMLRRTPAGTYVIAKIKKENDESTYVLLKGSGATPEGNIPFLDLFDINTGSKERIWESDKERFYETVVALMLDYEEGDLLLDRLQILTSKESKTENRQYFIQKWPEKKACQITNFPHPYPQLASLQKEMIRYQRKDGVQLTATLYLPPGYDLSKDGPLPCLVWSYPGEFKSKDAAGQVRGSPNKFAGIGPTSALLWLARRFAILSGPTIPIIGEGDEEANDRYVEQLVASVEAAVEEVVQRGVAHPSKIAVGGHSYGAFMTANLLAHAPHLFCCGIARSGAYNRTLTPFGFQHEDRTLWEATTTYVEMSPFMSANKIKKPILLIHGEEDNNSGTLNMQSDRFFNALKGHGALCRLVILPFESHGYAARESIMHVLWETDRWLQKHCVQNPTDASAELDACKEEVSKGV
- the LOC118046867 gene encoding cytochrome c oxidase subunit 5C yields the protein MAGGRVAHVTLKGPSVVKEICIGIALGLAAGSLWKMHHWNEQRKVRSFYDLLEKGEIGVVVEE